TTTCATTTTTAAGAATTTCCCATTAATTATCTCAGCTATTCAAAAAATAGTAAAATTAAAAACTTATTTATATTGTTGTAAATCAATAAATTAAATATTTTATATAGTATTATCCCAAAACAAGACAATAAAGATACATAAATAAGGCTGTGAAACGGTATTAATAATACTTAATTACTCAAGTATTTGTTAATGAATTGTTTATGCAATGTTATTAAGGGTAGATTAATATACCGTTTAATAAATTTTTAAGAAACGTTAAGATTGTGTTAAGGGGATCCTTGTAATGTCGGTCTAATTTTGCGCAAACAAAAAGTAAATGCGTAAAGAGACACAGAAACTGTTGGTTTTGTCGCTGTTAGGATTCGTCAGCGTCAATCTGGCAGCTCAGCAGAAAGTTAAAAAAGACACCATTAAAGGAATTGATGAAGTAGTGGTTACTGCTTTGGGAATCAAGAGGCATGACAGGGCGTTGGGATACGTGGCAGAAAAAGTAGATGCCAAAACATTTGAAGAAACCCAAAACAACAACTGGGCACAATCAATGGAAGGGAAGGTAGCCGGTCTTAAAATCCAGACGGCAGGAGCAGGACCGCTTGGGACTTCCAGAATTACTTTAAGAGGAGAAAAATCCATCATGATGGATCATAACTACGCCCTGATTGTAGTAGATGGTGTGCCCTTGGGAAATTCTACCACAGGTTCCGGTACCGCAGCTTATGGAGCAGGTTCCGGAGGTGATGTTCCCATTGACCTTGGAAACGGGCTAAACAGCATCAACCCGGATGACATTGAATCTGTAACCGTACTAAAAGGAGCTTCTGCTGCTGCATTATACGGTTCCCGCGCTGCCAACGGTGCATTAATGATCACTACAAAATCCGGTAAAACAAAGAACGGAAAACTGAGAGTAACGTTTAATTCTTCCTCAAGTTTTGATTCCGTATTGAAATGGCCGGACTGGCAATATGAATACGGACAGGGAACACAGGCGAAAAATACTGCCGGAGACTTTTATTACTCTTATGGACTTTCCGCAGACGGACCGAGCACTGGAGGTACAAGTAGCGCTTTCGGACCTAAATTTGCCGGGCAGTATTACTTTCAGTATGATCCTAACCTGCAGGGACAAAGCAAAGACAGACAGCTGTGGAGACCTTACGAAAATAATATCAAAGGTTTCTGGAGAACAGGTTCTACCTATTCCAACAGCATTTCCGTAGAAAGTTCCAACGAGAAAACAAGCTTCAGATCATCGCTTACTTACCTTAATAATGAGTGGATGATGCCTAATACAGGTTTTGACAGATTCAATTTTGCCTTGTCATTTGCTCATCAGCTTACTAAAAAACTAAAAATTTCAACCAAATTTGCTTATAACACTACTACCAGTGACAATCTTCCTGCAACGGGATATAATAATCAGTCGATCTCGTATTTTATGATTTTTCAAAATCCGAATGTGGATCTTGAATGGTATAAACCGATCTGGAAGCCGGGTCAGGAACAGGTTGATCAAATCCATCCTTTTAGCTCCTTTATTGACAATCCTTATATGATTGCTTACGAAATGCTGAATGGGGTCAGAAAGAAAACAATTACAGGAAATATTACAGCAGAATATCAGTTTAATAAAAATTTCAGTTTGATGCTGAGGTCAGGTATTGAAATTCTGAACGAAAAAAGAACCACCAAAAGACCGTGGAGCTCTGCCAACTACCTGAAAGGTTTTTACAGAGAGCAATTCATCAAAAATCAGGAGTATAACAATGATGTTTTATTCTCCTACAAAGCAGATTGGAATAAATTCAGTATTTCCGCATCAGCAGGAGGAAGTATCCGATATAATGAATATCTGATGACTGATTATCAGGCCATCGGATTGAAAACTGCCGGAGAATACAGCCTTACCAATGCTCTTTCTATCCCGGTGAAATATCCCGCTCCAAGAGACAAACATGTAGACAGTGTTTACGGATTGTTGACATTAGGATATGACAATAAAATATTTGTGGACGTTACCGGGAGAAATGACTGGAGCTCCACATTGCCAAAGCAAAACAGATCTTTCTTTTATCCTTCGGTGAGTACCAGTTTCATTCTTTCAGATCTATTTAATCTGAAAAGTAATAATCTGAATTTATGGAAACTGAGAGCTTCATGGGCAAAAGTAGGAATCGACAGTGATCCTTATCTTTTGGATAACTACTATACAGCAAGTAATATTACAGGAAGCGTTATAGCACCTACCACTTTTAATAATCCTACCCTTAAACCTGAAAATAATACCAATATTGAAGCCGGTATGGATTTCAGCCTTTTTAAAAACAGATTGAACCTTAATCTTACCGCGTACCAGAATGTCAGTGAAAACCAGATTATTCC
The nucleotide sequence above comes from Chryseobacterium sp. 7. Encoded proteins:
- a CDS encoding SusC/RagA family TonB-linked outer membrane protein: MRKETQKLLVLSLLGFVSVNLAAQQKVKKDTIKGIDEVVVTALGIKRHDRALGYVAEKVDAKTFEETQNNNWAQSMEGKVAGLKIQTAGAGPLGTSRITLRGEKSIMMDHNYALIVVDGVPLGNSTTGSGTAAYGAGSGGDVPIDLGNGLNSINPDDIESVTVLKGASAAALYGSRAANGALMITTKSGKTKNGKLRVTFNSSSSFDSVLKWPDWQYEYGQGTQAKNTAGDFYYSYGLSADGPSTGGTSSAFGPKFAGQYYFQYDPNLQGQSKDRQLWRPYENNIKGFWRTGSTYSNSISVESSNEKTSFRSSLTYLNNEWMMPNTGFDRFNFALSFAHQLTKKLKISTKFAYNTTTSDNLPATGYNNQSISYFMIFQNPNVDLEWYKPIWKPGQEQVDQIHPFSSFIDNPYMIAYEMLNGVRKKTITGNITAEYQFNKNFSLMLRSGIEILNEKRTTKRPWSSANYLKGFYREQFIKNQEYNNDVLFSYKADWNKFSISASAGGSIRYNEYLMTDYQAIGLKTAGEYSLTNALSIPVKYPAPRDKHVDSVYGLLTLGYDNKIFVDVTGRNDWSSTLPKQNRSFFYPSVSTSFILSDLFNLKSNNLNLWKLRASWAKVGIDSDPYLLDNYYTASNITGSVIAPTTFNNPTLKPENNTNIEAGMDFSLFKNRLNLNLTAYQNVSENQIIPVSLPTESGYSKRVINAGKIRNRGLELSADILAVKGKNFSWKVGGNWSTNENRVMTLPEGFDGIVSNVGDVVFYKMEVGGSLGDMYGFKLLRTPDGRVIYGDNGLPGRPADIEKVGNAFPKWRAGLQNDFRIKNFTISFSFDGQYGGIAYSQSHHKMSEQGKLKSTLPGRDNPGGMIVGDGVIQNPDGSYSPNTKGVTASSYYGDYYRRANVETNSFSTDFIKLRDARIAYSFPKETIQSLGLDDLTIAIFGKNLWMWTKFPMFDPEVATLDNATITPGVEMGQLPTARTVGFQLNLKF